Below is a genomic region from Jiangella gansuensis DSM 44835.
TTCTTGCCCAGCGCCATCTCACCGAGCTCGGTGGACGGACCGTCGGCGATGACCTGGCCGGCCTCGACCCGCTGACCCTCGTCGACGATGGGCCGCTGGTTGATGCACGACCCCGCGTTGGACCGGCGGAACTTGGCCAGCTGGTAGGTCTGGTAGGTGCCGTCGTCGGCCATGATGGTGACGTAGTCGGCCGACAGCTCGGTGACCACGCCGCTCTTCTCGGCCAGCACGACGTCGCCGGCGTCCTCGGCCGCGTGCGACTCCATACCGGTACCGACCAGCGGCGACTCCGAACGCAGCAGCGGCACGGCCTGGCGCTGCATGTTGGAACCCATGAGCGCACGGTTGGCGTCGTCGTGCTCGAGGAACGGGATCATCGCGGTGGCGACGGACACCATCTGCCGCGGCGACACGTCCATGTAGTCGACCTGGTCGCCCGGGACGGTCTCGATCTCGCCGCCACGCTTGCGGACCAGCACCTTCTCCTCGGCGAAGTGGCCGTCCTCGGCCAGCTGCGCGTTGGCCTGGGCGATGACCCGGCGGTCCTCCTCGTCGGCGCTCAGGTACTCGATGTCGTCGGTGACCCGGCCGTCGACGACACGGCGGTACGGCGTCTCGATGAACCCGAAGGCGTTGATGCGACCGTAGGTGGCCAGCGAGCCGATCAGACCGATGTTCGGACCCTCCGGGGTCTCGATCGGGCACATGCGGCCGTAGTGCGACGGGTGGACGTCACGGACCTCCATGCCGGCGCGCTCACGCGACAGACCACCCGGACCCAGTGCGTTGAGCCGGCGCTTGTGCGTCAGCCCCGCCAGGGGGTTGGTTTGGTCCATGAACTGCGACAGCTGGGAGGTTCCGAAGAACTCCTTGATCGCGGCCACGACCGGCCGGATGTTGATCAGCGTCTGCGGCGTGATGGCCTCGACGTCCTGCGTGGTCATGCGCTCGCGGACGACGCGCTCCATGCGGGACAGACCGGTGCGGACCTGGTTCTGGATGAGCTCGCCGACCGTACGGATGCGCCGGTTGCCGAAGTGGTCGATGTCGTCGACCTCGACCGGGACCGTGAGCTCGCCGTTGGTGAGCTCGGTCTCGCCGGCGTGCAGCCGCACCAGGTAGCGCAGCGTGCCGATGATGTCGTCGATGGTCAGCGTGCTCTGGTCCAGCGCCAGATCCAGGCCCAGCTTCTTGCTCAGCTTGTAGCGGCCGACCCGGGCGAGGTCGTAGCGCTTGGGGTTGAAGTAGGCGTTCTCCAGCAGCTGCTGGGCGGCCTCACGCGTCGGCGGCTCACCCGGGCGCATCTTGCGGTAGATGTCGAGCAGCGCCTCGTCCTGGGTGGTGGTGTGGTCCTTCTCCAGGGTGGCGCGCATCGACTCGTAGTCGCCGAACTCCTCGAGGATCTGCTCGTTGGTCCACCCCATGGCCTTGAGCAGCACCGTGACGTTCTGCTTGCGCTTGCGGTCCAGGCGGACACCGACCATGTCGCGCTTGTCGACCTCGAACTCCAGCCAGGCACCGCGGGACGGGATGACCTTGGCCGTGTAGATGTCCTTGTCCGACGTCTTGTCGAGCGTGCGCTCGAAGTAGACGCCCGGGGACCGCACGAGCTGCGAGACGACGACCCGCTCGGTGCCGTTGACGATGAACGTCCCCTTGGGGGTCATGAGCGGGAAGTCACCCATGAAGACCGTCTGGGACTTGATCTCGCCGGTCTCGTTGTTGATGAACTCGGCGGTGACGAACAGCGGTGCGGAGTACGTGAAGTCACGCATCTTGCACTCGTCGATGCTGTTCTTGGGGTCCTCGAAGCGAGGATTGGAGAACGACAGCGACATGGTCGCCGAGAAGTCCTCGATCGGGCTGATCTCGTCCAGGATCTCCTGCAGCCCCGAGGTCGAGTTGACGTCGGTGCGCCCCTCGGCCCCGGCGGCGGCCACTCGCGCCTGCCAGCGCGAGTTACCGAGGAGCCAGTCGAAGCTGTCTATCTGAAGGGCGAGAAGGTTCGGAACCTCGAGGGGTTCGCGAATCTTGGCAAAGGAAATGCGACGCGAGACGGAGCCAGCAGTGGTGGTAGGCGTGACGGCCAACAGGGGTCCTTCCGAGGGCACACGGTCGGAATGCAAGCGCGGTCCTCAACCCACACGGGCAGCATCGGCGAAGGGCAGCGCAAAGCTGCAGTCTAACCCAAAGGGCACACTGCTGTCGAGTGGTTCGCCACTCTGCCCGTCGCTCTCCCTGGCATCTCCCACCTCTGTGCCCCCTCAGCATCTCGTCAGGAGGTCGCCCGCGTCAAGCACCGACGCCCGCGATGTGGTCGTTTTCTCCCCTTGACGACCGTGTTCACCGTGGTCAGAGCCAGATGTCGACGATCCCGAACAGTTGTCCAGATCCATTCTGGCCGGCGCGCCGGTCGCCGCGAGGCCCAGCCGACGGCAACCGTGCCGCGCCCCGGGCCAAGCCGACAGAGAGCCGAAACGGCCGGGTCCGGCACCCCGCGTGGGGATGCCGGACCCGGCCGTAGAGAGCTGTCGAGTGGTCAGAGACTCACTTGATGCTGACAGTGGCGCCGGCGCCCTCGAGGGCCTCCTTGGCCTTGTCGGCAGCCTCCTTGTTGACCTTCTCCAGCAGCGGCTTCGGAGCGGCCTCGACGAGGTCCTTGGCCTCCTTGAGGCCGAGCGAGGTGAGCCCGCGGACCTCCTTGATGACCTGGATCTTCTTGTCGCCGGCCGACTCGAGGATGACGTCGAACTCGTCCTTCTCCTCGGCGGCGGCCTCGCCGCCACCCGCACCACCGGCGGCCGGAGCCGCGGCAGCGACGGCGACCGGAGCGGCCGCGGTGACCTCGAAGGTCTCCTCGAACTTCTTCACGAACTCGGAGAGCTCGATGAGGGACATCTCCTTGAACGCGTCCAGGAGCTCCTCGGTGTTGAGCTTCGCCATGGTGGCGGGTTCCTTTCTCTGGTCGGCTGATGCCGGTTGTCGTACGGGCTCGGGGTCTCGTGACGACCCCCGGGGTCAGCCCTCGTTCTGCTCCGCCGCCGGGGCATCGGCCTCGGCGGGCGCGTCGGCGGCGGCCTCGGCCGGCGCCTCAGCCGTCTCGGCGGCAGCCTCGGCAGCGGGCTCCTCCGCGGCGGGGGCCGGCGTGCCGGCACCACCCGCGAGGATGCTGGGGTCGGCCTCGGCCTTCTGCCGCAGCGCCTCGACGACGCGAGCGGTCTGCGCCAGCGGGGCGGCGAACAGCGACACCGCGTTCTGCAGCGACGCCTTCATCGCACCGGCCAGCTTGGACAGCAGAACCTCACGCGACTCGAGGTCGGCGAGCTTCGTGATCTCCTCGCTCGAGAGCGGCGCGCCCTCGAGCAGGCCGCCCTTCACGACGAGGACGGGGTTGGCCTTGGCGAAGTCACGCAGGCCCTTGGCGGCCTCGACCGGGTCGCCCTTGACGAAGGCGATGGCCGACGGACCGGTCAGGTACTGGTCGAGCCCATCGATCCCGGCCTCTTTGGCCGCGATCTTGGTCAGCGTGTTCTTCACCACGGCGTAGGACGCGTTCCCACCGAGCGACCGACGGAGGTCCGTCAGCTGCTTGACGGTGAGGCCGCGGTACTCGGTCAGCACGACCGCGTTGCTGGAACGGAACTCGTCCGCCAGATCCGCGACCGCGGCTGCCTTGTCAGGCCTCGCCATGCGGCTCCTTCTGCAGATGGTGGTGCCGGCGAGCCCACGGACATGAAAAACGCCCCGGCGCAGGCGCGGGGCGGCGGTCACACCGGCAGAAGCCGATGTCGACGTTCACTCTCACCTGCGCGGGCCGCCCACATGGCTGCGGGACCTTCGTCACGATCGACTGGCGACCGTGAGACCGGCGGTCTTTGGCACGATGAATCATACGGGCCTGGCACGCGCGACGCCAAATCCGCCCCACTTCTGGAGAGGGGAGGTCAGCCCAGAGGGCCGGTGGCCTGGTCGGCTCGGAAGGAGTGGACCATGTTGCGCAATTCCTCGGTCCGCTCATCCGGCCAGTTCTCCGGCGGCGCGACGGCCAGCCAGGCGTCGACGAGCTCGCCGCCGTAGTTGTGCCCGTGCCCGGCCGGCACCGTGGCCGAAAGGGCCATGTCGGCGGTGATCTGCCAGAAGGTGACGAACGGATACCAGTCGAGGGTGGGCAGCACGTCCGGACCGTGCTCTTCGTCGATCCACTCCGGCCGGCTGAACATCAGATCCCACGACCACAGCGTCACCGGGTCGGAGGCGTGCTGCAGGAACAGCACCGGCGGTGCATCGTCGTCGAAGTCCAGGTCCAGCGGTTCCTGCCAGCCGCCCCAGAACTTCACCTCGCCGCCACCCTGGTACACCGGCAACCGGGACGGCGAGCCGGGTTCACGCTCGGCGGTGAACGTGGTGCGCAGGTCGTGGTGGTCCGGCGATCCGACCCACAGCGCGCCGTCGACCTTGCTCTGCAGGTCCTCCAACGAGTCGAACGCCGCGCCGCTGCCCATGGCGCCGAGGCTCTCGCCGTAGACGATGAGCTTCGGGCGGTCGTCCTCCGGTAGCTCCGCCCAGGCGGCGTGGACCGCGTCGAACAGTGCCGTGCCGGCGAGACGTACCTGCTCCTGGTCGGCGACGAACGAGATCCAGCTGGGCAGATACGAATACTGCACCGCGACGATCGCGGAGTCGCCGTTGTAGAGGTACTCCAGCGCGTCGGCGGCTGCGCCGTCCACCCAGCCGGTGCCGGTGGTGGTGACGACGACGAGCACCTCGCGCTCGAAGCCGCCGGCCCGTTCCAGCTCACGCACCGCCAGCGACGCCAGGCCGGCCGGCGTCTCCGCGGAGTCCATACCGATGTAGGCCCGGACCGGGTTCATGGCCGGCCGGCCGTTGAACCGCGTCAGCTCACCGACGGTCGGGCCGGACGACACGAACTCGCGTCCCTTGCGTCCCAGCGAGTCCCACGACACGAGCGACCCCGGACCGCCGGAATGGCTGGTGCTGGTGGGGGCATTGTTGCCGGCCTCGGTCTCCATGTTGACTGCGGCGAACGCGTCATTGGCGACGCCCAGCAACGACGGATAGAGCAGTCCGGTCCACGACCAGAACGCCAACCCCGTGACACACAGCACCGACGCGACCAGCGCCGCCAACGGCGGCACCCACCGGGCGAAGAACCGGCGCAGCCGGCGGGACGCACCACGGATCAGCCGGCCGGCTGCCAGGAAGACGATGAAGATGGCACCGGCCACCAGCAGGAGCAGCAGATAGTGGTTGGGCCCGGGGCTCGGCACGCCCATGAGCGTGCGCAGCTCGGTCTGCCACCCGGCCGTCGACGTCAGGTACCACGCCGCCGCGCCGGACGTCGTCACCCCCAACGACCACCACGCGATCAGCCGGACCCGTCGCGACGGGGCGAGCAGCGCCGGGCGCACCCGGCGGAGCACCAGGCGAACGACCCATGCGATCAACACGCCCAGCGCGTAGCCGATGGTGGCGGTGAGACCGCTCACCATGGCCTGGTAGATCCAGGTGCGTGGCAGCAGGGACGGCGTGAGCGACCAGCAGAAGAAGCAGGCGGCACCGATGATGCCGCCGAAGTCGGGTGTCAGCCAGTTCAGGAACCGGCCGAGTAGGGGGATGCGGCGCACGGACGGGAGCGTGCGGCCTCGCATCACTGCCCGGTCGAGCAGTTGCGTCACCGACACCACGCCCTGGGCACATGACAAGGCGACCGCCGCGTGCAGCCAGGCTGTCTCGCGGCGGTCGCCAGTCGGTGAGCCGTCAGCAACGGCTCACCGGTGTGGTGCTCATGCGTCAGCGGACTCCGCCGCCCGGACCTTGGACGGGTCGAGCGGGATGCTCGGGCCCATGGTGGTGGTGAGGGCCGCCTTGCGGATGTACCGGCCCTTGGACGCGGACGGCTTGAGCCGGTGGACCTCGTCGAGGGCGGCAGCATAGTTCTCGGCCAGTGCCTGCTCGGAGAACGAGGCCTTGCCGATGATGAAGTGGAGGTTCGAGTGCCGGTCAACGCGGAACTCGATCTTGCCGCCCTTGATGTCGGACACGGCCTTCTCGACGTCCATGGTCACGGTGCCGGTCTTCGGGTTCGGCATCAGGCCTCGCGGGCCGAGCACGCGACCCAGCCGGCCGACCTTGCCCATCATGTCCGGGGTGGCCACGACGGCGTCGAAGTCCAGACGCCCGCCTTGGATCTCCTCGACCAGCTCGTCGCCGCCGACAATGTCGGCGCCGGCCGCCTTCGCCTCCTCAGCCTTGGGGCCGACGGCGAAGACCAGGACCCGAGCGGTCTTGCCGGTGCCGTGCGGGAGGTTGACGGTGCCGCGGACCATCTGGTCGGCCTTTCGCGGGTCGACACCGAGCCGGAGCGCCACCTCGACGGTGGAGTCGTACTTGGTGGTCGACGTCTCGCGGGCCAAACGGACGGCCTCGAGCGGGGTGTAGAGCCGGTCGCGGTCGATCTTCTCCGCCGCGGCGCGGTAGGACTTGCTGCGCTTCATGTTCTCTCCCTGTGTTCCGGAGTCGTGGTGCGGACCAAGCGCTGGCCCTCCCACTGGTCACCGCGGGTGCGGCGACGCGGTTCAGTCGGCGACCGTGACACCCATCTGCCGGGCGGTGCCCGCGATGATCTTCTCGGCGGCGTCGAGGTCGTTGGCGTTCAGGTCGGGCATCTTCTGCTCGGCGATGGCCCGCAGCTGCTCGCGCGTGATGCTCGCGACCTTGGCGCGGTGCGGCTCGCCGGAGCCCTTGTCGATACCGGCGGCCTTCAGGATCAGCCGGGCCGCGGGCGGCGTCTTGGTGATGAAGGTGAAGGACCGGTCCTCGTAGACCGTGATCTCCACCGGCACCACGTTGCCGCGCTGCGACTCGGTAGCCGCGTTGTACGCCTTGCAGAACTCCATGATGTTCACGCCGTGCTGGCCCAGCGCGGGGCCCACGGGCGGCGCGGGGGTCGCCTGGCCGGCCTGGATCTGGAGCTTGATCAGGCCTGCGACCTTCTTCTTCGCTGGCATTCCTCGGGTCCTTCGTCGTGATTGGGTCGTTGATCTACCCGTTGTCCCGGCATGCTCCGGACGGAGCGCGCGGGGTACGTCAGAGCTTCTGGATCTGGTTGAACGAGAGCTCGACGGGGGTCTCGCGGCCGAATATCTCCACCAGACCCTTGATCTTCTGCGAGTCGGCGTTGATCTCGTTGATGGTGGCGTGCAAGGTGGCGAACGGTCCGTCGACGACCATGACGGAGTCACCGACCTCGAAGTCGACCACCTCGACCTGCTTCTTCTCCTCGGCAGGCTTGGCCTGCTCGGCCACCTGCGGCGCCAGCCAGCGCTCGACCTCGTCCAGGCCGAGCGGGATGGGCTGGTGCGCGTGGCCGACGAAGCCGGTGACGGCGGGGGTGTTGCGCACCGCCGACCAGGACTCGTCGGTCATGTCCATCCGGACCAGCACATACCCCGGGAAGCGGTTGCGCTTCACCATGCGGCGCTGACCGTTCTTGATCTCGGCGACCTCTTCGGTGGGCACCTCGATCTCGAAGATGTAGTCCTCCATGTTGAGGCTGCCGATCCGGTTCTCCAGATTGGCCCGGACGCGGTTCTCCATGCCCGAATAGGTCTGCACCACGAACCAGTCGCCCGGCTTCGACCGCAGTACCCGGCGGAACTCCGCCAGCGGGTCGCTGTCCTCGGCCTCGACGGCCTCATCCTCGCCAGCCTCAGCGCCCTCGGCCTCGACAGCGTCGGCGTCCTCGGACTCGGCCGTGCCGGCGCCCTCGGCCGCGACGGCCTCGTCCTCGGCGGCAGCGTCAGCCGGACCGGTGTCGCCCGTGGGCTCCTGACCGGTCTCGATGTCCTCGATGGTCGACTCGTGCTCGGACACGATGTGCGCTTCTTCCTCCTGGATTGGGCTGACCGCGCCAGCGGCTCAGCCGAAGACCTCGAACATCGCCCAGCCCAGACCGAGGTCCAGCAGGGAGATGATCGTGATCATGATCGCGACGAAGACGAGGACGACAGCGGTGTACGTGAGCAGCTGCTTGCGGGTCGGGTAGACGACCTTGCGCAGTTCCGCCACGACCTGGCGGACCCACAGCGACAGCCGAGCGAACGGCCCACGCCGCCGTGGCGGCCGGGGACGCTCGGGTGTAGCGGTCTTGCCGCTGGTCTCCGTCACGTGCCTACCTCGCTCGTGTTCTCGTACGCCGCCTGGTCCGGGCGTCGTCGTCGATCAGGCCGCAGGCTGCGGCCGCGCAGGGCAGGAGGGACTTGAACCCCCAACCGCCGGTTTTGGAGACCGGTGCTCTACCAATTGAGCTACTGCCCTTCGGGAGGACGTTGCGATCTCCGGCCGGAGACGTGCCTGGGCACACTTCGGCCGGGGGTCGGACGACCACCCAAGGAAGAGAGTGTACGGGGTCCTGCCCGTCCGGGTCGAACTCGCTGCCGAGACGGCCGGAAAGCCGTACGCATCGAGTTTACATCGCGATCATCGCATGCTCGATGACGGACGGTTCCTCGGCGTGCCCATCGCCTCCCCCGACGGAGCTCCGTACTGGCCTGCCCACAACCGGCTCTGGGAGCGGGTCCTCACGTTCTCGCTGCGCGCCGGGCACGACGCCGTCTTCTGCTGTCCGCTGCAGCCCGCCGAGCTGCGGCTTCCGGCACCCTGGGCCATGCTCGACTGCTCCGACGCCGAACTACGCCGCCGCCTTCGGGCGCGTGGCTGGACGGCGGAGGCCCGCATCGAGGAAGCGGTCGCCGATGCCGTCGACTGCCGCGCCGCGATCACCACCCGGTTCGACACCGAGAGCTCGAGCCCGGACGCCGTGGCCGCCGCCATCGCGGCCTGGGCCCGGCCCTGATCGCTGGCGCTCACCGGCGCGACTGCCTAGGGTCGTCGTAGATCAGGGCGGGCGGAGACGGAGACCGGTCATGAGCGCGACGGCGGACGGCGCGGCATCGGGCGACGACGACGGCTCGCCGGGCGCCGCGGAGTCGCCGCCGGACGACATCGTGATCGCGACCCGGCTCATGTACGTCGGCGCGACCCTGTCCGCGCTGCTGGGGCTGATGCGCGCCGTCGACCCCGACACGTTCCGCGACACCGTCGCCGCGCCAGGGAGCATGTCCGGTGACAGTCAGCTGGCCGGCTACGTGGTGTTCGCCTTCGTCACGGCCGGGATGTGGCTGCTGGTGGCGTGGGGATGCCGGCGCGGCCGCCGTTGGTTCCGCGTCGCCGGGACGTTGTTCGGCGCGTTCTACGTGGTCACGACGGTCGTGGCACTGTTCCAGGTGCCGCTGAACCTCGCCACCGTCGTCAGCGTCCTGATGGCCGCAGTCGCCGCCGTCGTGCTCTGGCTGCTGTGGCGGCCCGACTCCAGCCGCTGGTTCGCCGGCGGCGTGTCCGGGGCGAACTTGCGATAACAACGCGCCAACATCCTGGCGCAACCATCGTCGCAGGTACGCACCCCCGGATAGGGTGCTGAGCCAGGAAAGCACCTGTCGACACAATGGAGACTCGACTATGAGCGGCACCACGCCTCCCCCGGGGTCCGACCCGGGCGAGGAGAAGAATCCGTACGCCCAGCCGGGCGACCAGGGTCCGTCGCAGACGCCGCCCTGGGCTCCGGCCGGCCAGCCGCCGAGCCAGCCTCCCGCCTGGAGCGGCCCCGCAGCCGGCGGCTGGGGCGACCCGACCGCGGGTGTCCGCCCTGAGCCGCCGCAGCCCATCCTCACCGCGGCCAAGCTCATGTACGTCGGCGCGGCGCTGTCGGCTCTGTTGCTTCTGTTCACGTTCCTCAGCCGCGGTGCCATCCGTGACGCGGTGGAGGACAGCGACACCGGCCTCTCCGCGGACGAGGTCGACGCCGCGGTCAACCTCACCATCGGCATCGGTGTGGTCGTCGGGCTGATCGGTATCGGTCTGTGGCTGTGGATGGCGGCGGCGAACAAGGCCGGCAAGTCCTGGGCCCGAGTCGTCGCGACCATCCTCGGTGGCCTGAACATCCTGTTCACGCTGTTCTCGCTGAGCGGTGGCGGCGGCCTCAACCTGATCGTCAACGTGCTGCAGATCGCGCTGGCGGCGTACATCCTCTATCTGCTGTACCGGCCGGAATCCAGCCAGTACTACGCGGCGGTCAGCGGCTCACGTCGCTGACCCCGTCCGGCCGCAGCCTCGGCCACGACCTCGGCGCAGTTCCGGCCGAGGTCGTGGCCGTCGTCATCTACGGTCCGGATTGAGGAACCCCTTGGCGCGGGGCGGGACGGTGATGCCAGGATGGACGGCATGATCTCGCCCGCGCCCGCCGGCGCCGCCAGCCGTCGTGTCTCCACCCGCATCGGCTCCATCACGGAGTCCGCAACGCTCGCGGTGGACGCCAAGGCGAAGGCGCTGAAGGCGGCCGGCCGCCCGGTCATCGGCTTCGGCGCCGGTGAGCCGGACTTCCCGACGCCCGACTACATCGTCGAGGCGGCGGTCGCGGCCTGCCGCGACCCGAAGAACCACCGCTACACCCCGGCCGGCGGCCTGCCCGAGCTGCGGGAGGCCATCGCCGTCAAGACCGCGCGCGACTCCGGCTACCAGGTCGAGCCCGCCCAGGTCCTCGTCACCAACGGCGGCAAGCAGGCCGTCTACCAGGCGTTCGCCACCATGCTCGACCCCGGCGACGAGGTTCTGCTGCCCGCGCCGTACTGGACCACCTATCCGGAGTCCATCTCCCTGGCCGGTGGGGTCCCGGTCGAGGTGCTCGCCGACGAGACCACCGGCTACCGCGTCACGGTCGAGCAGTTGGAGGCCGCCCGCACGGAGCGCACCAAGGTGCTGCTGTTCGTGTCGCCCTCCAACCCGACCGGTGCGGTGTACTCGCCCGAAGCCGTCCGCGAGATCGGCCGGTGGGCCTACGAGCACGGCATCTGGGTCCTCACGGACGAGATCTACGAGCACCTCGTCTACGGCGACGCGACGTTCTCGTCCATCGTCACAGCCGTCCCGGAGCTGGCCGACACCTGCGTCGTCGTCAACGGCGTGGCCAAGACCTACGCCATGACCGGCTGGCGCGTCGGCTGGATGATCGGCCCCAAGGACGTCGTCAAGGCCGCGGCGAACCTGCAGTCGCACGCGACGTCCAACGTCGCCAACGTGTCGCAGCGGGCCGCTCTGGCCGCCGTCTCCGGCGACCTCGCCGCGGTCGCGACGATGCGCGATGCATTCGACCGCCGCCGGCGCACCATCGTCTCGATGCTGAACGAGATCGACGGCGTCTACTGCCCGGAGCCGGAAGGCGCCTTCTACGCCTACCCGTCGGTGAAGGGAGTGCTCGGCCGCACCATCGCCGGGCGCACGCCCACCACCAGTGCCGAGCTCGCCGAGATCATCCTCGACGAAGCCGAGGTCGCGGTGGTGCCGGGCGAGGCGTTCGGGCCGAGCGGGTACCTGCGCCTGTCCTACGCACTCGGGGACGACGACCTCGCCGAGGGCGTCGGGCGCATCCAGCGGCTGCTCGGCTGAGCCCACCGCGGTGACGCTGTCCGAGACCGCACCCCAGGCCCGCCAGCGGGCCGGCCGCGACCTGCGCGCGCTGCCGAAGGCGCACCTGCACCTGCACTTCACCGGGTCGATGCGCCACTCGACGCTGCTCGACCTCGCGGACGAGCACGGGGTGCGGTTGCCGGACGCGTTGCGTGAGGACTGGCCGCCGGTGCTGTCCGCGGCCGACGAGAAGGGCTGGTTCCGCTTTCAGCGGCTCTACGACCTCGCCCGCTCGGTGCTGCAGACGGAGGCCGACGTGCGCCGGCTGCTGCTGGAAGCCGCACAGGATGAGGCCGCCGAGGGTTCCGGCTGGCTGGAGATCCAGGTCGACCCGTCCGGCTACGGCAGCAGGTTCGGCGGCATCACCGCGTTCACCGACCTGGTCCTCGACGCCGCCCGGCAGGCGTCCACGTCGACGGGCGTCGGGATGGCGATCGTCATCGCGGCCAACCGCACCCGGCATCCGCTCGATGCCCGCACCCTCGCCCGCCTGGCCGCTCAGTACGCCGGCCGGGGCGTCGTCGGGTTCGGGCTCTCCAACGACGAGCGCCGCGGCGTGATCGCCGAGTTCGCGCCGGCGTTCGCGATCGCCAACCGGGCCGATCTGCTGTCCGTGCCGCACGGCGGGGAGCTACGCGGCCCCGACAGCGCCCGGGCCTGCCTGGACGACCTCGGCGCGAATCGGCTCGGGCACGGCATCCGGTCGGCGGAGGACCCAGCGCTGCTGGAGCGCGTCGCCGCGGCCGGTGTCACGCTGGAGGTCTGCCCGGCCTCGAACGTCAGCCTCGGCGTCTATCCCACCGCCGCGGACGTCCCACTACGGACGATCCGCGCCGCCGGTGCTCGGGTCGCCCTGGGCGCCGACGACCCCCTGCTGTTCGGCTCGCGACTGCTCGAGCAATACGAGACCGCCCGGCACGTCCACGGTTTCGACGACACCGAGCTGGCCGGGCTGGCGCGCGGCTCGATCGAGGGCTCAGCCGCCCCGTCGGACGTTCGCCGGCGCCTCCTCGACGCCGTCGACGCCTGGCTTGCCTCCGATCCGGTCCCGCCCGCGCACCCGAAATGATCACGTTGCCCATGGGTGTTCCCGCTTCACCAGGAATGCTTGCCTCGTGAAGCGCGAAGAGTCCTCCGGGCGGATCACACCGGTGCCGGAACCGCCGCGG
It encodes:
- a CDS encoding pyridoxal phosphate-dependent aminotransferase, with product MDGMISPAPAGAASRRVSTRIGSITESATLAVDAKAKALKAAGRPVIGFGAGEPDFPTPDYIVEAAVAACRDPKNHRYTPAGGLPELREAIAVKTARDSGYQVEPAQVLVTNGGKQAVYQAFATMLDPGDEVLLPAPYWTTYPESISLAGGVPVEVLADETTGYRVTVEQLEAARTERTKVLLFVSPSNPTGAVYSPEAVREIGRWAYEHGIWVLTDEIYEHLVYGDATFSSIVTAVPELADTCVVVNGVAKTYAMTGWRVGWMIGPKDVVKAAANLQSHATSNVANVSQRAALAAVSGDLAAVATMRDAFDRRRRTIVSMLNEIDGVYCPEPEGAFYAYPSVKGVLGRTIAGRTPTTSAELAEIILDEAEVAVVPGEAFGPSGYLRLSYALGDDDLAEGVGRIQRLLG
- a CDS encoding adenosine deaminase produces the protein MTLSETAPQARQRAGRDLRALPKAHLHLHFTGSMRHSTLLDLADEHGVRLPDALREDWPPVLSAADEKGWFRFQRLYDLARSVLQTEADVRRLLLEAAQDEAAEGSGWLEIQVDPSGYGSRFGGITAFTDLVLDAARQASTSTGVGMAIVIAANRTRHPLDARTLARLAAQYAGRGVVGFGLSNDERRGVIAEFAPAFAIANRADLLSVPHGGELRGPDSARACLDDLGANRLGHGIRSAEDPALLERVAAAGVTLEVCPASNVSLGVYPTAADVPLRTIRAAGARVALGADDPLLFGSRLLEQYETARHVHGFDDTELAGLARGSIEGSAAPSDVRRRLLDAVDAWLASDPVPPAHPK